The following DNA comes from Acidobacteriota bacterium.
CCGTCTTGAGCTCGACGTCGTTCGGCCGGAACACCACCCCGTATTCCTCCTGGGTCAGCAGCCCGCCCACGAGCTTCAGATTGGTGAGCATCCGGATGTCGAACTGGACGGTGGGGGCGTCGCCGACGACCGCATCCAGCAGCTTCCGATTCAGCTCGAACAGGGCGTCGTCGGGAGAGTCGAACTGGACGATCTGGAGCTCGCCGGGACCCATCTTCATCAGGAACTGCTCGGCGGTGGTTTCCTTCTGCACGCCGACCTTCTTGCCCTTCAGGTCAGTCGCCGACTTGATGTCCTCATTTTCCTTCCGGACGGCGATGATCTGGCCGGTGGTGTAGTACGGGATGGAAAACAGGAATGTCTTGGTCCGCTCCGGGGTGATGGTCACGGCGTTGACCACCATGTCCACCTCATTGGTCTGCAGGTACTCGAAGCACTGTTCGAACTGCTTCTTGATCCACTGGGTTTTGACGCCCATTTCTCTGGCCACCGCTTCAGCCAGTTCGTAGTCGAAGCCGGCCACGCCGGTGCCTGAACCGAATTCGAAGGGCGGATTGACCGGGTGCGTCGCGATGATCAGCTTGCCTTCTTTCTTGATCTTTTCCAGGGTGTTTTTGGGCGCCCCGGGACCGCAGGCGGCCATGAGGACCAACAGGGCCAAAATCAAAACAGGGGCTATGATTGCGAGCTTTTTCAAGTTGTCCTCCTCGACATCCCGACTCGAATCAGAAGGTAAGATGTAACATACTCTCGCCGCCGGGGCAAAATCAAGTCAAAAATGCCTCCGCCGGTGTCCCGGGCAACCGACAGGACATGCACAGGGCGTCCTCGGGCGGCGCGGCGTAATACCCGCGCCGGACCCGATTCGGGGTGAACCCGTGGTGGGTGTACAGCGCGATCGCCGCACGGTTGGAGACGCGGACTTCCAGATGGCAGACCGAGACGCCGGCGGAAGGGAGGCCGGCCAAGGCGCCGCGTAGGAGGCAGCCGCCGAAGCCGCGCCGCGTGAATTCCGGCAAAACGCCCATGTCGAGGATCTCGGCCTCGGGCGGGATCACCTGATACAGGATGAATCCCACCGGATGCCGCGCCAGCGGGGGGACCAGCAGCAGGCGGACGCGGGTGGCCGGACGGCGCCACAGGGCGTGGATCTGACTGAGCGTGGGGGGCGTCAGCCCGGTTCGAACCGCGATCCGGTGGATGCCGGCAGCGGCAAATACGTCCAGGGCGCGGTGAAACCGGTGGGCCAGCATGATCGGATCAACCGGTGGGGAT
Coding sequences within:
- a CDS encoding amino acid ABC transporter substrate-binding protein codes for the protein MKKLAIIAPVLILALLVLMAACGPGAPKNTLEKIKKEGKLIIATHPVNPPFEFGSGTGVAGFDYELAEAVAREMGVKTQWIKKQFEQCFEYLQTNEVDMVVNAVTITPERTKTFLFSIPYYTTGQIIAVRKENEDIKSATDLKGKKVGVQKETTAEQFLMKMGPGELQIVQFDSPDDALFELNRKLLDAVVGDAPTVQFDIRMLTNLKLVGGLLTQEEYGVVFRPNDVELKTEVDRIIQKLKDSGELDELIKKWKLDLPVEAQAPAEPAAPAPK
- a CDS encoding GNAT family N-acetyltransferase — encoded protein: MLAHRFHRALDVFAAAGIHRIAVRTGLTPPTLSQIHALWRRPATRVRLLLVPPLARHPVGFILYQVIPPEAEILDMGVLPEFTRRGFGGCLLRGALAGLPSAGVSVCHLEVRVSNRAAIALYTHHGFTPNRVRRGYYAAPPEDALCMSCRLPGTPAEAFLT